The uncultured Methanobrevibacter sp. genome has a window encoding:
- a CDS encoding ATP-binding cassette domain-containing protein: MIKVENVSKDYELDDGTKVTAVKDISFEVKEGEILGIMGRSGSGKTTLLRALRGVEHIDAGKITVGDVSVDAGSSQFYYNNLKKVTAIHLQRSFGVWPDTVRENVLRKLYARRYFDEGDTNFEVAESEFGEEADELLELVSLTHKADHYASVLSGGEKQRLIMARQLAKKPKALLLDEPATMACPKTKQEILDAVKKINKELNITVVLVSHLPDVQKYLADRVILLEDGEIADEGTAEEICDKFMADMEPIVDIENIATDEDVIDVKDVFKRFYLLTGGEVLQMEDINFKVQDKNILSIIGPSGAGKTVLLRMLGGLDHPDKGDILYYADGEWRDIEIPGMNRMKIRSKLGFMHQEFALSHYATVLNQLAARLGYKNENVVKEAQERARRIGVSEELLDSFYLLTDLPEMEAKHRLEQIGLDAEILNDLFPRFPETATKEAVADIFESLDLDLDILHRRSYELSGGQKVRVMLSLILVSRPKFLLLDEPFGDLDPVTLRDVTNSLKKISKQYGITIVMISHNTDFIKELSNRAVFMDDGKIIDDSENIDEIVDNFIDFCHADYLKGDK, translated from the coding sequence ATGATAAAAGTAGAAAATGTAAGTAAAGATTATGAATTAGATGACGGAACTAAAGTAACTGCTGTTAAAGACATCAGCTTTGAAGTTAAAGAAGGTGAAATCCTTGGAATCATGGGTAGAAGCGGGTCTGGTAAAACTACTCTTCTTAGAGCTTTAAGAGGGGTCGAACACATTGACGCAGGTAAGATTACTGTAGGTGATGTCAGTGTGGATGCAGGCTCTTCCCAGTTTTATTATAACAATCTTAAAAAGGTTACAGCAATTCATCTTCAAAGGTCATTTGGTGTATGGCCGGATACAGTCCGTGAAAATGTCTTGAGAAAACTTTACGCCAGAAGATATTTCGATGAAGGTGACACTAACTTTGAAGTGGCCGAAAGTGAATTCGGAGAGGAAGCGGACGAACTTCTTGAACTTGTTTCACTCACTCATAAAGCAGACCATTATGCATCTGTATTAAGTGGCGGTGAAAAACAAAGGCTTATCATGGCTCGTCAGCTTGCAAAAAAACCAAAAGCTTTACTTCTTGATGAACCTGCTACTATGGCATGCCCTAAAACCAAACAGGAAATACTTGATGCGGTCAAAAAAATCAACAAGGAACTGAATATTACTGTGGTTCTTGTTTCCCACCTGCCGGATGTACAGAAATATCTCGCAGATAGAGTAATTCTGCTTGAAGACGGAGAAATTGCAGATGAAGGTACTGCTGAAGAAATCTGTGACAAGTTCATGGCAGATATGGAACCTATAGTTGATATTGAAAACATCGCAACTGATGAGGACGTTATTGATGTTAAAGATGTCTTTAAAAGGTTCTATCTTTTGACCGGAGGAGAAGTTCTCCAGATGGAAGACATAAACTTCAAGGTTCAGGATAAAAATATTTTAAGCATTATAGGTCCGAGCGGAGCCGGCAAGACTGTTTTATTAAGAATGCTCGGTGGACTTGACCATCCCGACAAGGGGGACATCCTTTATTACGCTGACGGTGAATGGAGAGACATTGAAATTCCAGGTATGAACCGTATGAAAATCCGTTCAAAACTGGGTTTCATGCATCAGGAATTTGCCTTAAGCCATTATGCTACTGTTTTAAACCAGCTTGCAGCAAGACTCGGATACAAAAATGAAAATGTAGTTAAGGAAGCTCAGGAAAGAGCCAGAAGAATTGGTGTAAGTGAAGAATTGCTTGATTCATTTTATTTGTTGACTGACCTTCCAGAAATGGAAGCCAAACATCGTCTCGAACAGATTGGTCTTGATGCGGAAATATTAAATGATCTGTTCCCGAGATTTCCTGAAACAGCTACAAAAGAAGCTGTTGCAGACATATTTGAAAGCCTTGACTTGGATTTGGATATTCTCCACAGAAGGTCCTATGAACTTTCCGGCGGTCAAAAGGTTCGTGTAATGCTTTCCCTGATTTTGGTTTCAAGACCAAAATTCCTGCTTTTAGATGAACCGTTCGGTGATTTGGACCCTGTTACTTTAAGAGATGTTACAAACTCACTTAAAAAGATTTCCAAACAGTACGGCATTACTATTGTAATGATTTCTCACAATACTGATTTCATTAAGGAATTGTCCAACAGAGCAGTATTTATGGATGACGGAAAGATAATTGACGACAGTGAAAATATAGATGAAATAGTAGATAACTTCATTGATTTCTGTCATGCAGACTACCTGAAAGGGGACAAATAA
- a CDS encoding universal stress protein, translated as MFDVIMLPVDGSKYGDEAAEIAIDLAQKYSSKIAAVHVLEEFSLNSYDDEEDSGDEILGKITKKAADVGVEVTEHLLTADPLRDMKFIVEQTRADLVVIHAHGANNNRFVSFEDNEVSDTQIGSVAERLLRTCDVPVLLIK; from the coding sequence ATGTTTGATGTTATTATGCTTCCTGTTGACGGATCTAAATATGGAGATGAAGCGGCAGAAATTGCAATTGACCTTGCTCAGAAATATTCTTCAAAAATAGCTGCAGTTCATGTTCTTGAAGAGTTTTCGCTCAACAGCTATGACGATGAAGAGGACAGCGGTGATGAAATTCTGGGAAAAATCACCAAAAAGGCAGCTGATGTTGGAGTTGAAGTTACAGAACATTTGCTTACTGCTGATCCTTTAAGGGATATGAAATTCATCGTTGAGCAAACCCGTGCTGATCTGGTTGTTATTCATGCTCACGGAGCTAATAACAACAGATTTGTATCATTTGAAGATAATGAAGTTAGTGATACTCAGATAGGTTCTGTTGCAGAAAGGCTTTTGAGGACTTGTGATGTTCCAGTATTACTGATTAAATAA
- a CDS encoding 4Fe-4S binding protein: MIVKDWCSFCGECAGVCPRNLIQVREYSLVFNDDDCKDCDTCIKACPIDALEKEE, translated from the coding sequence ATGATAGTGAAAGATTGGTGCTCATTCTGCGGAGAGTGTGCTGGGGTATGTCCAAGAAATTTGATTCAAGTTAGAGAGTATTCATTAGTCTTTAACGATGACGACTGTAAAGATTGTGATACATGTATCAAAGCATGTCCAATTGATGCTTTAGAAAAAGAGGAATGA
- a CDS encoding NAD(P)/FAD-dependent oxidoreductase, whose amino-acid sequence MIETDVIVVGSGPAGSSAAKHAALGGAKVILMDKKSEIGAPKRCAEGVSIQGLEKLGIEPSPRWVTQEIQGVRLQAPDGTDVWLTKDEVQLPEAGYILERKVFDKHMAMDAARAGAEIKIKTLVTGIEKIDNGYIVETESMGVKTDYKCKILIAADGPEGHVARWAGLRPAAKPKEMESGVQYEMCNVEFERPGVIEFYFGSCAPGGYVWIFPKGDDIANVGLAILPHKAEKSAKEYLDDFVAKSPYLKNAQAVELNVGGDPVGGMTKKLYDDNIMVVGDAAGQVNPLTGGGIISGMTGGMCAGQVAAQAIKEDCSKKFLKQYDKMAHDELDREIKRYKKVQEYLLTLSDKELDSIAHAFEGESFEKISTTEIVQKLIKISPKALLKLGKFI is encoded by the coding sequence ATGATTGAAACTGATGTAATAGTTGTAGGATCTGGACCTGCAGGTTCCAGCGCAGCAAAACATGCTGCTTTAGGTGGAGCAAAAGTTATTTTAATGGATAAAAAATCTGAAATTGGAGCACCAAAAAGATGTGCTGAAGGTGTATCAATTCAGGGTCTTGAAAAATTGGGAATTGAACCTTCCCCTCGCTGGGTTACCCAGGAAATTCAAGGTGTAAGACTGCAGGCACCTGACGGAACCGATGTATGGTTAACAAAAGACGAAGTACAGTTACCTGAAGCAGGATACATTTTAGAAAGAAAAGTATTCGATAAGCACATGGCAATGGATGCAGCAAGAGCAGGTGCTGAAATCAAAATCAAAACCTTAGTAACAGGTATTGAAAAAATTGATAATGGATACATTGTTGAAACAGAATCCATGGGCGTAAAAACCGACTACAAATGTAAAATATTAATCGCCGCTGACGGTCCTGAAGGCCACGTTGCAAGATGGGCAGGACTCAGACCGGCTGCAAAACCTAAGGAAATGGAATCCGGTGTACAGTACGAAATGTGTAACGTGGAATTCGAAAGACCTGGAGTCATTGAATTTTACTTCGGATCATGCGCACCTGGAGGATACGTATGGATTTTCCCTAAAGGAGATGACATCGCAAATGTCGGTTTGGCAATTCTTCCTCACAAAGCGGAAAAATCAGCTAAAGAATACCTTGATGATTTTGTTGCTAAATCCCCTTACCTCAAAAACGCTCAGGCTGTTGAGCTGAATGTAGGTGGAGACCCTGTCGGCGGAATGACCAAAAAACTTTATGATGATAACATTATGGTTGTAGGAGATGCTGCAGGACAAGTTAACCCATTGACTGGTGGAGGAATCATTTCAGGTATGACCGGTGGAATGTGTGCAGGACAAGTTGCTGCACAGGCAATCAAAGAGGACTGTTCCAAAAAATTCTTAAAACAATACGACAAAATGGCTCATGATGAACTTGACCGTGAAATCAAAAGATACAAAAAAGTACAGGAATATTTACTCACCCTATCAGATAAGGAACTAGACAGTATTGCTCATGCATTTGAAGGAGAAAGCTTTGAGAAAATCTCTACAACTGAAATAGTTCAAAAATTAATCAAAATATCTCCAAAAGCTTTACTTAAATTAGGTAAATTTATCTAA
- the galE gene encoding UDP-glucose 4-epimerase GalE, translated as MILVTGGAGYIGSHTNKALHNAGYDTVVVDNLCKGYENFVKWGNFENYDFGKDNLREVFEKYDIDGVIHFAAFSSVAESVEFPQKYLKNNYKNTLNLLKIMREFNVDKFILSSTAAVYGNPTQIPITEDTDLKPINPYGHSKFITEKALEREAEKGDFNYVSLRYFNAAGADFDCEVGELHDPETHLIPLILDAAIGKRDSISIFGTDYDTPDGTCIRDYIHVNDLADAHIKAYEYLCNENESNIFNLGNGEGYSVREVIDMCKKVTGCDFEVKLDERREGDPAVLIADSTKIRDKLGWIPQYDLESIVESAWKWHEKINII; from the coding sequence ATGATTTTGGTTACTGGTGGAGCAGGTTATATTGGTTCTCATACAAACAAGGCACTACACAATGCAGGTTATGATACAGTAGTTGTTGACAATCTCTGCAAAGGTTATGAAAATTTTGTAAAATGGGGTAATTTTGAAAACTATGACTTCGGTAAGGATAACCTGAGGGAAGTTTTTGAAAAATATGACATTGACGGTGTCATTCATTTTGCTGCTTTCTCATCAGTAGCAGAATCAGTTGAATTTCCTCAAAAATATTTGAAAAACAATTATAAAAACACATTAAATCTCCTTAAAATCATGAGGGAATTTAATGTGGACAAATTTATTTTATCATCAACTGCAGCGGTATACGGAAATCCGACACAGATTCCAATTACTGAAGATACAGATTTAAAACCAATCAATCCTTACGGACATTCCAAATTCATTACCGAAAAAGCCCTTGAAAGGGAAGCTGAAAAAGGTGATTTCAATTATGTGTCACTTAGATATTTCAATGCTGCTGGAGCTGATTTCGACTGTGAGGTAGGGGAACTCCATGACCCTGAAACTCACCTTATTCCATTGATTTTAGATGCAGCTATCGGAAAAAGGGACAGCATTTCAATTTTCGGTACTGACTATGATACTCCTGACGGAACATGCATCCGTGATTATATTCATGTAAACGATCTTGCTGATGCACATATTAAGGCATATGAATACCTATGCAATGAAAATGAGTCAAACATTTTCAATCTTGGTAACGGTGAAGGATATTCCGTTCGTGAAGTAATCGACATGTGCAAAAAGGTCACCGGATGTGACTTTGAGGTAAAACTCGATGAACGCCGTGAAGGAGATCCTGCTGTATTAATAGCTGATTCAACCAAAATCAGAGATAAACTCGGATGGATTCCTCAGTATGACCTGGAAAGTATTGTTGAGTCCGCATGGAAATGGCATGAAAAGATAAATATAATTTAG
- the purF gene encoding amidophosphoribosyltransferase, translating into MEDKCGIVGIHCKDESKNVASFVYYCLYALQHRGQESAGIATFNPDKGLNYYCGMGLITDVFRDYEIQNLQGSMAIGHVRYSTTGQSKLENSQPFVTDFDDGFIAMAHNGDIVNSSELRDELIGEGYEFKSDTDSEVICYMLKKEHYDNNKTIIDSIEAVCKKLVGSYALTILVNGELYGVRDPMGIKPLAVAQRGDEYILASETVAFDVINAKYIRDIVPGEVVYFEDDEIKSHMLESAGKCKLSHCMFEYVYFARPDSTIDGINVYQTRMHIGEQLHKLYPIDADFVIPVPDSSIPAAIGYSRASGIPYGEGLIKNRYVGRTFIMPTQEERELAVRLKLNPIKEAIKGKKIILIDDSIVRGTTSKQLLDLVKEAEPEEIHFLVGCPPVVSPCYYGVAMATKKELIAANYSVDEIQDQLDIDSLGYITLPALVDAIGMPKEDLCLGCLNEEYPTELPDDIEAETYYKP; encoded by the coding sequence ATGGAAGATAAGTGTGGAATCGTTGGAATTCACTGCAAGGATGAATCTAAAAATGTCGCTTCCTTTGTTTATTATTGTTTATATGCTTTACAACATAGGGGTCAGGAATCAGCTGGAATAGCTACTTTTAATCCGGATAAGGGTTTGAATTATTACTGCGGTATGGGTTTAATTACTGATGTGTTCAGGGATTATGAAATCCAGAATCTGCAGGGCAGTATGGCAATCGGTCATGTAAGATATTCAACTACAGGCCAGTCAAAACTGGAAAATTCACAGCCTTTTGTAACTGATTTTGATGACGGATTTATAGCTATGGCTCATAACGGAGATATCGTAAACTCCTCTGAACTAAGGGATGAACTGATAGGGGAAGGTTATGAATTTAAATCTGATACTGATTCTGAAGTAATCTGTTATATGCTTAAAAAGGAGCATTATGACAACAATAAAACTATTATAGACTCTATTGAAGCTGTTTGTAAAAAACTCGTAGGTTCATATGCATTGACTATTTTAGTAAACGGCGAACTTTATGGTGTAAGAGATCCTATGGGAATTAAACCTCTTGCGGTTGCACAAAGAGGGGATGAATACATTTTAGCTTCTGAAACAGTTGCTTTTGATGTTATCAACGCAAAATACATCAGAGATATTGTCCCTGGTGAAGTCGTTTATTTTGAAGATGATGAAATAAAATCCCACATGCTTGAAAGTGCCGGAAAATGCAAACTGTCTCACTGCATGTTTGAATATGTTTATTTTGCAAGGCCTGACAGTACAATTGATGGAATAAATGTATATCAGACCAGAATGCACATTGGTGAGCAGCTTCACAAATTATATCCTATTGATGCTGATTTTGTAATTCCTGTTCCTGATTCATCAATTCCTGCAGCTATCGGATATTCAAGAGCATCAGGAATTCCTTACGGTGAAGGATTAATCAAGAACAGATATGTTGGAAGAACATTTATCATGCCGACTCAGGAAGAACGTGAACTTGCAGTCAGGCTTAAATTGAATCCGATTAAAGAAGCCATCAAAGGCAAAAAGATTATTTTAATTGATGACAGTATTGTAAGAGGTACCACTTCAAAACAATTGCTTGATTTGGTAAAAGAAGCAGAACCTGAAGAAATCCACTTTTTGGTAGGTTGCCCTCCTGTTGTTTCTCCATGCTATTATGGTGTTGCTATGGCAACCAAAAAAGAACTGATTGCAGCAAATTACAGTGTGGATGAAATTCAAGATCAGCTTGATATTGATTCTTTAGGTTACATTACACTGCCTGCTTTGGTTGATGCAATTGGAATGCCTAAGGAAGATTTATGTTTAGGCTGTTTGAATGAGGAGTATCCTACAGAACTGCCTGATGATATTGAAGCGGAAACTTACTATAAACCTTAA
- a CDS encoding U32 family peptidase, translating into MVELLAPAGNFISLRAVLENGADAVYFGLDDYNMRANAKNFSLNDLKEVSKVSKEYGAKTYLCTNIILNERLASELEKNLQSISESEIDGLILSDIGLIEDTVSHGLEAHISVQENVTNSYTLKTLKKLGAKRAILSRELSLAEITDITQKSPIETEIFVHGAICMAISGRCFLSYGLYGRSANCGDCLQPCRKNWTLTYEEGEDNVVNFSDVEDERFIISGSDDGSYRTNFFSPKDMCMIEYIPELMKSGVASFKIEGRARSPDYGAMVTGIYRQAMDDYLNDPLNYKVKDEWMDELTSVFNRGFDTNFYFSTPFETSHDNQSKYIKKDMGQVVNYYSKVKAAELRIWDDLKLGDKIIIQGKTTGSITHTIDSMQIEGEAVESAEKGKNVAIAIPHKVRQNDFVYKLIERKQ; encoded by the coding sequence ATGGTAGAATTATTAGCTCCTGCTGGAAATTTCATATCTTTACGTGCGGTTCTTGAAAATGGAGCCGATGCAGTTTACTTTGGCCTTGATGACTATAACATGAGGGCCAATGCAAAAAACTTTTCTCTAAATGATTTAAAGGAAGTTTCCAAAGTATCTAAGGAATACGGAGCTAAAACCTATCTATGCACAAACATCATTTTAAATGAACGTCTGGCATCAGAGCTTGAAAAAAATCTCCAGTCCATCTCTGAATCTGAAATTGACGGACTGATATTATCTGACATAGGTCTTATAGAAGACACTGTTTCACACGGACTTGAAGCCCATATAAGCGTTCAGGAAAATGTAACTAATTCCTATACCTTAAAAACCCTTAAAAAACTTGGTGCCAAAAGGGCGATTCTTTCAAGGGAGCTGTCACTTGCCGAAATCACGGATATCACTCAAAAATCACCTATTGAAACTGAAATATTTGTTCACGGTGCAATATGCATGGCAATTTCTGGAAGATGCTTTTTGAGTTATGGGCTCTATGGGAGAAGTGCAAACTGCGGCGATTGCCTCCAGCCCTGCCGTAAAAACTGGACACTTACATATGAGGAAGGAGAAGACAATGTTGTAAACTTCTCTGATGTTGAAGATGAACGATTCATAATATCTGGCAGTGATGACGGAAGCTACAGAACAAATTTCTTCTCCCCGAAGGACATGTGCATGATAGAATACATCCCTGAATTAATGAAAAGCGGAGTTGCATCCTTTAAAATTGAAGGAAGGGCCAGAAGCCCTGATTATGGAGCAATGGTTACTGGAATATACAGGCAGGCTATGGATGACTACTTAAACGATCCTTTAAACTACAAAGTTAAGGATGAATGGATGGATGAGCTTACAAGTGTATTCAATCGTGGATTTGACACAAATTTCTATTTTTCAACACCATTCGAGACAAGCCATGACAACCAGTCAAAATATATAAAAAAAGACATGGGGCAGGTTGTTAACTATTACAGCAAGGTCAAGGCTGCTGAGCTGAGGATTTGGGATGATTTGAAACTCGGCGATAAAATTATCATCCAGGGAAAAACCACAGGTTCTATAACTCACACTATTGATTCCATGCAGATTGAAGGTGAAGCTGTTGAAAGTGCTGAAAAAGGTAAAAATGTTGCAATAGCTATTCCTCATAAAGTACGGCAAAATGATTTTGTTTATAAGCTCATTGAAAGAAAGCAGTAA
- a CDS encoding alpha/beta fold hydrolase — MVIFIFKNSDVVYDYGKFTLDKFEFENGIVIENPEVEFRTKGVPKYDESGNITNAILICHKYDGNCSSIDELYSITCEGAAFDYNKYFLISISSLGTPDSCSPSTTGLRYKFPEYTFSDKVNFKKKFLKEKFNIEKVLGLIGTGMGGYEVYTWACEYPDFMDFIVIVNSSFKTNGYRYAVSKAIESIIESSDDFYSDIYNDSLSRMMLSINKILYTNYPSRKNFQKMTNDEIDILMEDHAEDQLFVDIYDFKLQNYAIMNFNLENKISNIKAKTLVIIPVDEMYFSKEYDILPLGDLIENCEIIPLELNFNHFEFDVDYSELNKIFNDFLEEFD; from the coding sequence GTGGTGATTTTTATATTTAAAAACTCTGATGTCGTATATGATTATGGAAAATTTACTCTTGATAAATTTGAATTTGAAAACGGAATCGTAATTGAAAATCCTGAAGTGGAATTCAGGACAAAGGGCGTTCCAAAGTATGATGAATCCGGCAATATCACAAATGCGATTCTTATATGTCATAAATATGATGGGAACTGCTCTTCAATAGATGAACTGTATTCAATAACCTGTGAAGGGGCAGCTTTTGATTATAATAAATATTTTTTAATATCAATATCATCTTTAGGAACTCCTGACTCCTGCAGTCCTTCTACTACCGGATTGAGATACAAATTCCCGGAATATACATTTAGTGATAAGGTTAATTTCAAAAAAAAGTTTTTAAAGGAAAAATTCAATATTGAAAAAGTTTTAGGTTTAATAGGAACCGGTATGGGCGGTTATGAAGTCTATACATGGGCATGTGAATATCCTGATTTCATGGACTTTATTGTAATAGTAAACAGCTCATTTAAAACTAACGGTTATAGATATGCCGTATCTAAAGCAATTGAAAGTATTATAGAGTCCAGTGATGATTTTTACTCAGATATTTATAATGATTCTTTATCCAGAATGATGCTTTCAATTAACAAGATTTTGTATACAAACTACCCTTCCAGAAAGAATTTCCAAAAAATGACTAATGATGAAATTGATATTCTGATGGAAGATCATGCAGAGGATCAGCTGTTTGTCGACATTTATGACTTTAAGCTGCAGAATTATGCTATAATGAATTTTAATCTGGAAAATAAAATATCCAATATCAAAGCAAAGACACTAGTCATAATTCCTGTTGATGAGATGTATTTTTCCAAGGAATATGACATATTGCCTTTGGGGGATTTAATTGAAAACTGCGAAATCATACCTCTGGAGTTAAATTTCAATCATTTTGAATTTGATGTCGACTACAGCGAACTGAATAAAATCTTTAATGATTTTTTAGAAGAATTTGACTAA
- the cfbC gene encoding Ni-sirohydrochlorin a,c-diamide reductive cyclase ATP-dependent reductase subunit, whose protein sequence is MIKKIAIYGKGGIGKSTTVANLSAIWGSDDLNCLVIGCDPKADTTRTLYGSRIPTVVSTIKNNKDYQRDDLVFRGFKDILCVESGGPEPGVGCAGRGVIVAMKRLEKLGIFDEDLDVVVYDVLGDVVCGGFSVPLREKYADEVLIVTSGEYMSLYAANNIVRGVKKLKGNLSGIVCNCRNVDNEEQIVNDFAKKIGTHIVGTIHRSNLIQDAELDAKTVVEKYPESDEAQEYRNLASSIMANENISTPEPMSDEEFEEFFKSYL, encoded by the coding sequence ATGATTAAAAAAATTGCTATTTATGGAAAGGGCGGAATCGGAAAAAGTACTACTGTGGCAAATTTATCTGCAATATGGGGCAGTGATGATTTAAACTGCCTTGTTATAGGATGCGACCCGAAAGCGGACACTACACGTACATTATATGGCTCAAGAATCCCTACTGTTGTCAGCACAATAAAAAACAATAAAGATTATCAAAGGGATGACCTTGTTTTCAGAGGATTCAAGGACATATTATGCGTTGAAAGCGGAGGTCCTGAACCTGGTGTGGGATGTGCAGGACGTGGCGTTATTGTAGCTATGAAAAGACTTGAAAAATTGGGAATCTTTGATGAGGACTTGGATGTAGTCGTATATGATGTGCTTGGTGATGTGGTCTGCGGCGGTTTTTCAGTGCCTCTTCGTGAAAAATACGCTGATGAGGTTTTGATTGTAACTTCAGGTGAATACATGTCACTTTATGCTGCAAACAATATTGTTCGTGGTGTTAAAAAGCTTAAAGGAAATCTGAGCGGTATTGTATGCAACTGCAGAAATGTTGATAACGAAGAGCAGATTGTTAATGACTTTGCAAAAAAGATAGGAACACATATAGTTGGTACAATTCATAGAAGTAATTTGATTCAGGATGCTGAATTAGATGCAAAAACTGTTGTAGAAAAATACCCTGAAAGTGATGAAGCACAAGAATACCGTAACCTTGCTTCAAGCATTATGGCTAATGAAAACATATCAACTCCCGAACCTATGAGTGATGAGGAATTCGAGGAATTTTTCAAATCATATCTTTAG
- a CDS encoding methylated-DNA--[protein]-cysteine S-methyltransferase, producing the protein MYYSTNYISPIGEMMIASDGEAICGVWFYGQKHFKSSLSGEIIEDSDLAVFSDVFNFFDDYFQGLNPEITFPLRPHGSEFRKKVWKILTQIPYGETLTYGEIASMISPTMSAQAVGGAVGHNPIAVLIPCHRVLGANQKLTGYAAGIDKKIELLKVENIHFL; encoded by the coding sequence ATGTACTATTCAACAAATTACATCTCACCGATTGGCGAGATGATGATTGCAAGTGACGGCGAGGCCATTTGCGGGGTCTGGTTTTACGGTCAGAAACACTTCAAATCATCCCTCAGTGGTGAAATTATAGAAGACAGTGATTTAGCAGTTTTTAGTGATGTTTTCAATTTTTTTGATGATTATTTTCAAGGTTTAAACCCTGAAATTACGTTTCCCCTCCGACCTCACGGCAGTGAATTTAGAAAGAAAGTCTGGAAGATTCTAACACAGATTCCATATGGCGAAACATTGACATATGGTGAGATTGCATCGATGATTTCGCCAACAATGTCCGCCCAGGCTGTCGGCGGTGCAGTCGGACACAATCCTATAGCTGTTCTCATTCCCTGCCACAGGGTTTTAGGTGCGAATCAAAAACTTACAGGTTATGCTGCAGGAATTGACAAAAAGATTGAACTTCTAAAAGTTGAAAATATACATTTTTTATGA
- a CDS encoding CPBP family intramembrane glutamic endopeptidase → MSEIKFTNYILFLISALIIGYLFFASGDVARFFGWPDYYDIIMKIGIIIILCLYAVKRGDLRSLFNVHFQWHYLLLIIIPVIFSIVLQNCPLDFEPYPSFILTTVLGTLTTAIWEELFFRYVGCSLFEENGKFRWYNIIFLALAFSIGHLFNGFVDGWYATSCQIVFTVGLGVFTLGLYIHSKSIIAPIIAHFCINSVADYFNLYATSDARAMAYIGNLADPVLILDAIVLVIIGFYILKKNKHII, encoded by the coding sequence ATGAGTGAAATAAAATTTACAAATTATATACTATTTTTAATTTCTGCATTAATAATAGGATATCTGTTTTTCGCTTCAGGTGATGTGGCCCGATTTTTTGGCTGGCCTGATTACTATGATATAATCATGAAAATAGGTATAATAATTATCCTTTGTCTGTATGCAGTCAAACGTGGAGACTTGCGCTCACTTTTTAATGTTCACTTTCAATGGCATTATTTGCTTTTGATAATTATACCTGTAATATTTTCTATTGTCTTGCAGAATTGTCCTTTAGACTTTGAACCTTATCCTAGTTTTATACTGACTACAGTACTGGGCACTCTAACAACTGCAATCTGGGAAGAGCTGTTCTTTAGATATGTCGGCTGTTCCCTATTTGAAGAAAACGGCAAATTCAGATGGTACAATATAATATTTTTAGCCTTGGCATTCTCAATAGGCCATCTGTTCAACGGATTTGTCGACGGATGGTATGCAACTTCCTGCCAGATTGTGTTCACAGTAGGTTTGGGAGTATTTACTCTCGGATTATACATTCACTCAAAATCAATCATCGCACCGATTATTGCACATTTCTGTATCAACAGTGTTGCAGACTACTTTAACCTCTATGCAACTTCAGATGCAAGAGCAATGGCATATATCGGAAATTTGGCAGATCCTGTTCTGATTTTGGATGCAATAGTGCTTGTTATAATAGGATTTTATATTCTTAAAAAGAATAAACATATTATTTAA
- a CDS encoding pyridoxamine 5'-phosphate oxidase family protein has translation MSENAQRIDEFMNEAQVFFLATVDGDKPKNRPLGFHLLKDGKLYFGIGNHKDVYKQMEKNPYVEIVALVETDFLRYYGKAVFEEDYTLADAIVAENEFLQSIYNDETGFKLAIFHLEEATAEIRDVTGKINESYNF, from the coding sequence ATGTCAGAAAACGCACAAAGAATTGATGAGTTCATGAACGAAGCACAGGTATTTTTCCTGGCAACAGTAGACGGGGACAAACCTAAAAACAGACCTTTAGGTTTTCACCTGCTTAAAGACGGAAAACTCTATTTCGGTATAGGAAATCACAAGGATGTCTACAAACAGATGGAGAAAAATCCTTATGTTGAAATAGTTGCTCTTGTTGAAACAGATTTCCTAAGATATTACGGAAAAGCAGTATTTGAAGAGGACTACACTCTTGCAGATGCAATTGTTGCTGAAAATGAATTCCTTCAAAGTATCTACAATGATGAAACCGGTTTCAAGTTAGCTATTTTCCATCTTGAAGAAGCAACTGCTGAAATTAGAGATGTAACCGGTAAAATAAACGAATCTTATAATTTTTAG